The following are from one region of the Fusarium keratoplasticum isolate Fu6.1 chromosome 4, whole genome shotgun sequence genome:
- a CDS encoding 3'(2'),5'-bisphosphate nucleotidase codes for MAAAYARERHIAELAVLRASILTKKVLSSVSGISKADASPVTVADFAAQAILISALTKAFPGDTFVGEEDSAALRSDAALRDRVYELASGAHLESEEDEALLASPASVDEMLDLIDLGGRGQGGRTGRFWVMDPVDGTATFLRGEQYAVSLALIEDGREVVGVLGCPNLKPVDGVLAETTVDKEGLGLMLSAVRGQGATIRTMNFSGLEEARPLEGLDKASSLSDARIVDCSSSKTSRHDLIAKLAASFGAVYPNTEVWSSHIRYAALAVGGGDFQLRVPSSLDVRMWIWDHAGAQLVLTEAGGKVTDLDGKTIDFGAGRDLNQNRGLLAARGGVHATVQETLAKIMAEDEASR; via the coding sequence atggccgccgcATACGCCCGTGAGCGTCACATCGCCGAGCTCGCAGTCCTCAGAgcctccatcctcaccaaAAAGGTGCTCTCCTCCGTCAGCGGCATCTCAAAGGCCGACGCCTCGCCCGTCACCGTCGCAGACTTTGCCGCCCAGGCTATCCTCATCAGCGCCTTGACCAAGGCCTTCCCCGGTGACACCTTtgtcggcgaggaggactcTGCTGCCCTGCGGAGCGATGCTGCGCTGAGGGATCGCGTGTATGAGCTTGCCTCTGGGGCGCATCtggagagcgaggaggatgaggcgcTGTTGGCGAGCCCGGCTTCGGTGGATGAGATGCTTGATTTGATTGATCTTGGAGGTcgtggtcaaggaggaaggACTGGACGCTTCTGGGTCATGGATCCTGTTGATGGTACAGCAACCTTTCTGCGAGGTGAGCAGTACGCCGTTTCTCTGGCCCTGATCGAGGACGGCCGAGAAGTCGTCGGCGTGCTGGGCTGCCCCAACCTCAAGCCCGTAGATGGTGTTCTCGCAGAGACAACTGTCGACAAGGAAGGACTTGGTCTCATGCTCTCAGCTGTCCGAGGCCAGGGCGCAACAATCCGCACCATGAACTTCAGCGGCCTCGAAGAAGCCCGCCCACTTGAGGGTCTCGACAAGGCCTCGAGTCTTTCAGACGCCAGAATCGTCGACTGCTCCTCGAGCAAGACATCCCGTCACGACTTGATCGCCAAGCTCGCCGCCTCGTTTGGAGCAGTGTACCCCAACACCGAGGTGTGGTCGTCGCACATCCGGTACGCCGCCCTGGCCGTCGGCGGAGGCGACTTCCAGCTCCGAGTTCCATCATCCCTGGACGTCCGAATGTGGATCTGGGACCACGCCGGCGCCCAGCTCGTCTTGACCGAGGCTGGCGGCAAGGTAACGGACCTGGACGGCAAGACCATTGACTTTGGAGCCGGAAGAGACTTGAATCAGAACCGGGGACTGCTTGCTGCTAGGGGAGGTGTTCACGCTACAGTCCAGGAGACAttggccaagatcatggCAGAGGATGAGGCCTCGCGTTAG
- a CDS encoding Peroxin-1, whose translation MPPKKNAQSVSAEISLAHLKNCLVNLPSTLVSLLVNVNTPVQNVVVELSFRDAASSGTSSQQRSVFVGWTGMPSKRRTAPPTTRDGFNGSRGSSRDQDVQLVELDATFAKTIGLSEGQKVMATVHLDPPLAHTINIEPLTPEDWEIIELHATFLELNLISQIRALPNPSFKLGETPVAPHALTLHLSPTSTANIKVLSLDPVPPVDSPFAKISPDAEVIVAPKTRQKSSQSSGDHRSVASTSKSKRSGTSTVRRRSTREERKPTMFLRGVDRKSCEEWFDEGPLAQDFSVWVDRDLLLGDAFKGVNYVVVDVIKPAGLLQPQPEEGGAPAGMAASSKVIAHLRSWIDPPNSQTVALSSPLCATLGCTGMMGGVVKLQAAPQQLPKGPVQGVKVFPFAASTKTVEGLRFGGESKAEKEESARRFRQIYNASRGIDGLLQGPLTDGAVMGVYDGLDPPQGWEGGIIKFTYGADFQEQKDATNWIMGLDPKLAIDFQPPTPRPSWISDSDGFERQPTHDSLLVGIDSLLDNLQSQLVHLSSVLLTGGMGSGKTCVARHLAQKLREESLFHTLYYPCRKLVNDETRISTIKETLNRLFMSASWGARLNGKAVVILDDLDKLCPVETELQVGNDNGRSRQVGEILGSIVRQYCTRDSGVVLLATAEGKESINNVVVSGHVVREIIELKAPDKEARRRVMESIVMQDAMTAEEAATQFSDESRPQTADGSRGDDSGAWMDGASHTSRENPPAKTSGFLLDSDLDFLDIAGSTDGYMPGDISVLVSRARNEAIIRAIAESPNSTGPVHFARTDFDKALKGFTPASLRNVTLQSSSTSFKSIGGLQETRQVLLETLQYPTKYAPIFAQCPLRLRSGLLLYGYPGCGKTLLASAVAGECGLNFISVKGPEILNKYIGASEKSVRDLFDRAQAAKPCVLFFDEFDSIAPKRGHDSTGVTDRVVNQLLTQMDGAEGLSGVYVLAATSRPDLIDPALLRPGRLDKSLLCDMPSLEDRVDIIKALFQKVRLSDELTESDGPLTDVARRTEGFSGADLQALVSNAQLEAIHDVLDVDGPTVTSKRTNGVGGKPNSTPSFVQFRYGEGAKLSDQPTPKSKSAALVENAAILSKLDEIKIARKKAKQVHGAPAAAINADAKVSAGEQREVVIGWGHLIKALDNTRASISSEEKTRLQRIYTEFVVGRSGQMKDGQGSMEIGGRSSLM comes from the exons ATGCCTCCCAAGAAGAATGCGCAGTCCGTGTCGGCGGAGATCTCGCTGGCTCACCTCAAGAACTGCTTGGTCAACCTCCCCTCGACGCTGGTCTCGCTGCTGGTTAATGTCAACACT CCAGTCCAAAACGTCGTCGTCGAACTAAGCTTCCGAGATGCCGCATCGAGTGGAACAAGCTCCCAGCAGCGGTCCGTCTTCGTGGGATGGACCGGCATGCCCAGCAAGAGGAGGACAGCGCCGCCAACTACGCGCGATGGATTCAATGGCTCGAGAGGGTCTTCTCGCGACCAAGATGTTCAATTAGTCGAGCTTGATGCGACGTTTGCCAAGACGATAGGGTTGTCGGAGGGCCAGAAGGTCATGGCCACCGTCCACCTCGATCCCCCGCTGGCGCATACCATCAACATTGAGCCTCTTACGCCAGAAGACTGGGAAATTATTGAGCTCCACGCGACATTCCTCGAGTTGAACCTCATTTCCCAGATCCGCGCGCTCCCAAACCCCTCATTCAAACTCGGCGAGACGCCCGTCGCTCCACATGCATTGACGCTGCATCTCTCCCCAACCTCGACCGCGAATATTAAAGTCTTGTCCCTGGATCCTGTTCCTCCTGTAGACTCGCCGTTTGCAAAGATTTCCCCCGATGCCGAAGTCATCGTCGCGCCGAAGACAAGGCAAAAGAGTTCTCAAAGCTCTGGTGACCATCGCAGCGTGGCGAGCACCTCGAAATCCAAGCGAAGCGGTACGAGTACTGTGCGCCGACGGAGCACCAGGGAGGAGCGGAAGCCTACCATGTTTCTCCGTGGTGTTGACAGGAAATCTTGCGAAGAATGGTTCGATGAGGGACCTCTCGCCCAAGATTTCAGCGTCTGGGTTGACCGCGACCTCCTGCTGGGCGATGCCTTTAAGGGGGTCAACTACGTCGTGGTGGATGTCATTAAGCCAGCAGGCCTTTTACAACCCCAGCCGGAAGAAGGTGGTGCTCCAGCCGGCATGGCCGCGTCGTCAAAAGTGATTGCCCACCTGCGATCATGGATTGATCCTCCAAATAGCCAGACAGTTGCTCTTTCGTCGCCTCTATGTGCAACCCTTGGGTGTACAGGTATGATGGGCGGCGTCGTCAAGCTGCAGGCGGCACCACAACAGCTGCCCAAAGGACCGGTTCAAGGGGTCAAGGTGTTTCCGTTTGCTGCAAGCACCAAGACGGTCGAGGGTCTTCGGTTCGGTGGTGAATCCAAGGCTGAAAAGGAGGAATCTGCCAGACGATTCCGTCAGATCTATAACGCTTCGCGAGGCATTGACGGACTCCTTCAAGGACCGTTGACGGATGGTGCTGTTATGGGCGTGTacgatggccttgatccCCCTCAGGGCTGGGAGGGCGGCATTATCAAGTTCACCTACGGCGCAGACTTTCAAGAACAAAAGGATGCGACGAACTGGATAATGGGCCTTGACCCCAAGTTGGCCATTGACTTCCAGCCACCTACCCCTCGACCATCATGGATATCTGACTCGGACGGCTTCGAACGACAGCCCACCCATGACTCACTTCTCGTGGGGATTGACTCACTCCTGGACAATCTCCAGTCTCAGCTCGTGCATCTATCGTCAGTCCTTCTTACCGGAGGTATGGGATCAGGAAAGACATGTGTGGCGAGGCACTTGGCTCAGAAGCTGCGGGAAGAATCATTATTCCATACGCTGTATTACCCGTGCCGGAAGCTTGTCAACGACGAGACAAGGATCTCAACGATCAAGGAAACCCTCAACCGCCTTTTCATGTCTGCAAGCTGGGGCGCGCGACTAAATGGAAAGGCTGTTGTGATCCTCGATGACCTGGATAAGCTGTGCCCTGTGGAGACGGAGCTCCAAGTTGGAAACGACAATGGGCGGAGCAGACAGGTTGGAGAGATTCTAGGTTCGATCGTCAGGCAATACTGCACACGAGACAGCGGTGTCGTACTTCTGGCAACAGCTGAGGGCAAGGAGTCGATCAACAATGTGGTTGTCAGTGGCCATGTTGTGCGCGAAATCATCGAGCTCAAGGCACCCGACAAGGAGGCGAGGCGACGAGTGATGGAGTCTATTGTGATGCAAGACGCCATGACGGCGGAAGAGGCGGCAACCCAGTTCAGCGATGAGAGTCGACCGCAGACTGCTGATGGCAGCAGGGGAGACGACAGCGGCGCGTGGATGGACGGTGCCAGTCATACAAGCCGTGAGAACCCGCCAGCAAAGACCAGCGGGTTCCTATTGGATTCAGATCTCGACTTTTTGGATATTGCGGGCTCTACGGATGGATATATGCCTGGTGATATCAGCGTGCTCGTATCTCGAGCGAGGaacgaggccatcatccGGGCGATTGCCGAGTCACCAAACTCCACGGGGCCTGTCCATTTCGCCAGGACCGATTTTGACAAGGCGTTGAAGGGCTTCACGCCGGCTTCACTGAGGAACGTGACTCTTCAGAGCTCTTCGACCAGCTTCAAGTCGATCGGTGGCCTTCAAGAAACACGACAGGTGCTGCTCGAGACGCTGCAGTACCCGACCAAGTACGCGCCAATCTTTGCGCAGTGCCCTCTACGGCTACGATCTGGTCTTCTACTATACGGATATCCCGGCTGCGGCAAGACTCTCCTTGCGAGTGCTGTGGCTGGCGAGTGCGGGCTCAACTTTATCAGTGTCAAGGGACCCGAGATTCTGAACAAGTATATCGGAGCCTCGGAGAAGAGTGTGCGTGACCTGTTTGACAGAGCGCAGGCAGCAAAGCCCTGTGTACTCTTCTTTGATGAGTTTGACTCCATCGCCCCCAAGAGAGGACATGACTCTACCGGTGTGACGGATCGTGTTGTGAACCAGCTTCTGACGCAGATGGACGGTGCCGAGGGACTGTCCGGAGTCTACGTTCTGGCAGCCACTTCGCGACCCGACCTCATCGACCCGGCTCTGCTCCGCCCTGGTCGTCTGGACAAGTCCCTGCTCTGCGACATGCCGTCCCTGGAAGATCgagtcgacatcatcaaggccctgTTCCAGAAGGTCCGGCTCTCAGATGAGCTGACCGAGTCTGACGGACCCCTGACGGATGTCGCCCGACGGACCGAGGGCTTCTCGGGTGCCGATCTGCAGGCGCTCGTGTCGAATGCGCAGCTGGAGGCGATCCATGACGTGCTAGACGTGGATGGTCCTACAGTCACGTCGAAGCGTACGAACGGAGTCGGTGGAAAACCAAACAGCACGCCTAGCTTTGTGCAGTTCCGCTACGGAGAAGGTGCCAAGCTCTCAGACCAGCCAACCCCAAAGAGCAAGTCAGCGGCGCTCGTCGAGAATGCGGCGATCCTGTCCAAGctggacgagatcaagattgCGCGCAAGAAGGCAAAGCAGGTGCACGGTGCCCCGGCAGCGGCGATAAACGCGGACGCCAAGGTGTCGGCCGGTGAGCAGCGGGAGGTGGTGATCGGATGGGGACACCTGATCAAGGCACTCGACAACACACGGGCAAGTATCAGCTCCGAGGAGAAGACGCGGCTGCAGAGGATCTACACCGAGTTTGTGGTAGGCAGGAGTGGGCAGATGAAGGACGGACAGGGCAGCATGGAGATTGGGGGACGGAGTAGCTTGATGTAA
- a CDS encoding DNA replication licensing factor MCM7, with product MALREFKAPVSYEKQQHAFQDFLTGYKTSAEQTITTALGNITIGEDDLDDDYDPMDEDNQDGNRGQDKERRRTPHHKYKDMLQQLADRVIDEATIDLDDLAIWENQAFDSDDSLRLVESIEMNTKHYVEIVSRAVDAVMPQPSVDVTFKDDVLDVLMARRQARNRELDEAAERDPTVEGDKFPAELTRRYTLVFKPRSGTSSKPAKALAVRQVRGEHLGHLITIRAIATRVSDVKPIVQVSAYTCDRCGCEIFQPITDKQYGPLTMCPSEDCKQNQSKGQLNPSSRASKFLPFQEVKVQEMAEQVPIGQIPRSLTVFAYGTLVRQISPGDVVDISGIFLPTPYTGFKAMKAGLLTDTYLEAHHILQHKKAYSEMIVDPTLVRRIEKYRQTGQVYELLAKSIAPEIYGHLDVKKALLLLLIGGVTKEMGDGMKIRGDINICLMGDPGVAKSQLLKYISKVAPRGVYTSGRGSSGVGLTAAVMRDPVTDEMVLEGGALVLADNGICCIDEFDKMDETDRTAIHEVMEQQTISISKAGISTTLNARTSILAAANPVYGRYNPRISPVENINLPAALLSRFDILFLLLDTPTRETDEQLAKHVAFVHMNSRHPDIGTDNVVFSPHEVRSYIAQARTYRPVVPESVSEYMIKTYVRMRDQQQRAEKKGKQFTHTTPRTLLGVVRLAQALARLRFSNETTQDDVDEALRLVEASKESLNSNLGSGQTHRSATDEIFRQVKTWADNGACRPDDVDNDGRGVELSMRKVKERIIAKGFTEDQWLNALEQYASVDLWQTTGSGTRLVFVAGNNDVPDDDMDF from the exons ATGGCGCTGCGCGAGTTCAAGGCCCCCGTCAGCTacgagaagcagcagc ATGCATTCCAAGACTTCTTGACGGGCTACAAGACGTCGGCCGAGCAGACCATCACAACAGCGCTTGGAAACATCACAATCGGCGAAgatgaccttgacgatgatTACGACCCTATGGACGAGGACAATCAGGATGGAAACCGTGGTCAGGATAAGGAGCGCCGGCGGACCCCTCACCACAAGTACAAGGATATGCTTCAGCAACTGGCAGACCGAGTAATTGACGAAGCGACAAtcgatcttgatgatctAGCAATA TGGGAGAATCAAGCATTCGACAGTGACGACAGCTTGAGGCTTGTTGAGTCTATCGAGATGAACACAAAACACTACGTCGAGATCGTCTCGAGAGCTGTGGATGCGGTGATGCCCCAGCCGAGCGTGGATGTGAC CTTCAAGGATGATGTCCTCGATGTGTTGATGGCGCGGCGGCAAGCCAGGAACCGAgagctcgacgaggctgctgagcgtGACCCTACAGTGGAAGGAGACAAGTTCCCTGCCGAACTCACCCGCAGGTATACTCTTGTCTTCAAGCCCAGGTCAGGCACCTCAAGCAAGCCTGCAAAGGCATTGGCCGTCCGGCAAGTGCGCGGCGAGCACCTGGGTCATCTGATCACTATCCGCGCCATCGCCACTCGAGTTTCCGACGTGAAGCCAATTGTCCAAGTCAGCGCATACACTTGCGATAGATGTGGTTGCGAGATCTTCCAGCCCATCACCGACAAGCAGTATGGTCCTCTTACCATGTGTCCTTCGGAAGACTGCAAGCAGAACCAGTCCAAAGGTCAACTCAACCCttcctcgagggcctcgaaGTTCCTCCCCTTTCAGGAGGTCAAGGTTCAGGAGATGGCAGAGCAAGTTCCTATCGGTCAGATTCCTCGAAGTCTTACCGTCTTTGCTTACGGCACACTTGTTCGACAAATCAGCCCTGGTGATGTTGTCGATATCTCGGGTATTTTCTTGCCTACCCCTTATACTGgcttcaaggccatgaaggctGGACTCCTCACCGACACATACCTCGAGGCCCACCACATTCTTCAGCACAAGAAGGCTTACAGTGAGATGATTGTCGATCCTACGCTGGTCCGAAGAATTGAAAAGTACCGCCAGACCGGCCAGGTGTATGAACTTCTCGCCAAGTCGATTGCTCCAGAGATTTACGGTCACCTCGATGTCAAGAAggctcttctccttctcctgatCGGAGGTGTGACAAAAGAGATGGGAGACGGTATGAAGATCCGTGGTGACATCAACATCTGCTTGATGGGTGACCCCGGTGTGGCCAAGTCCCAGCTTCTCAAGTACATCTCAAAGGTTGCTCCTCGAGGTGTCTACACGTCAGGACGTGGAAGCAGTGGTGTCGGTTTGACAGCCGCTGTGATGCGAGACCCCGTCACTGATGAGATGGTCCTCGAAGGCGGTGCTCTCGTTCTTGCTGACAACGGTATCTGCTGTATCGATGAATTcgacaagatggacgagACCGACCGTACTGCCATTCACGAAGTTATGGAACAGCAGACCATCTCCATTTCCAAGGCTGGAATTTCCACTACCCTCAACGCCCGTACCTCTATCCTCGCCGCTGCTAACCCTGTCTACGGACGATACAACCCTCGCATCTCGCCTGTCGAGAACATCAACCTCCCCGCCGCGCTCTTGTCTCGATTCGATATCCTTTTCTTGCTTCTTGATACCCCTACACGCGAGACGGATGAGCAGCTCGCCAAGCACGTTGCCTTTGTGCACATGAACAGCCGACACCCTGATATTGGTACCGACAATGTGGTTTTCAGCCCTCACGAGGTGCGATCATACATTGCTCAGGCTCGAACCTACCGACCCGTCGTCCCTGAGTCAGTGTCGGAGTACATGATCAAGACATACGTCCGCATGCGagaccagcagcagcgtgctgagaagaagggcaagcaGTTTACCCATACAACTCCCCGTACTCTGCTCGGTGTTGTGCGTTTGGCCCAGGCCCTGGCGCGACTGCGTTTCAGCAACGAGACCACTCaggatgatgtcgatgaggcGCTGCGACTTGTCGAGGCTAGCAAGGAGAGTCTGAATAGTAATCTAGGCTCTGGTCAAACGCATCGCAGCGCCACCGACGAGATCTTCAGGCAGGTCAAGACATGGGCTGACAATGGTGCCTGCCGTCCTGACGATGTTGACAATGACGGTCGCGGCGTTGAGCTAAGCATGAGAAAGGTCAAGGAACGAATTATTGCCAAGGGTTTCACTGAAGATCAGTGGCTCAACGCCCTGGAACAGTATGCCAGTGTTGAT CTCTGGCAAACTACTGGCAGTGGCACGAGACTGGTGTTTGTCGCGGGTAACAATGATGTCCCGGATGATGATATGGACTTTTAA
- a CDS encoding Ribosome biogenesis regulatory protein, producing MALPSSRPKLPVAVEKPTPYTFDLGHLLAEDPNPVDLDKSELEQSLAELARDGAQSLINQLLTTCPLSSTPEGVLLSLPAPSTRLPREKPVPEAKPPTKWERFAAKKGIKPKTREQRRNLAYDEESGEWKRKWGYKGLNKKGEDDWLVEVNPEKEMNRKEGTSVRGDGRRERKERVKRNERMMRKNERNAVSKSGKKK from the coding sequence ATGGCGCTCCCCAGCTCCAGACCAAAGCTGCCCGTCGCAGTCGAAAAGCCCACACCCTACACCTTCGACCTAGGCcacctcctcgccgaggaccCCAACCCCGTGGACCTCGACAAGTCCGAACTTGAGCAGTCCCTCGCCGAGCTCGCCCGTGACGGCGCCCAGTCCCTCATCAACCAGCTCCTGACGACGTGCCCCCTCAGCTCCACCCCAGAGGGCGtgctcctctccctcccgGCCCCGAGCACCCGCCTCCCGCGCGAGAAGCCCGTCCCCGAGGCCAAGCCCCCGACAAAGTGGGAGCGCTTCgccgccaagaagggcatcaagcccaagacgcGCGAGCAGCGACGCAACCTGGCCTACGACGAGGAGTCTGGCGAGTGGAAGCGCAAGTGGGGCTACAAGGGCCTgaacaagaagggcgaggacgactGGTTGGTCGAGGTCAACcccgagaaggagatgaacAGAAAGGAGGGCACCAGCGTGAGGGGCGACGGCCGGAGGGAGCGCAAGGAGAGGGTCAAGCGCAACGAGCGCATGATGCGCAAGAACGAGAGGAATGCCGTCAGCAAGTCcggcaagaagaagtag
- a CDS encoding Rho-GAP domain-containing protein, translating into MGRKAAPQPLALPSQSSSPSQSQSDAAASRNNKGDPPAAETTSPGVSPAESRSPRSPRSSPFHSRFSPLRNQGVKNRKVSQSTAALAAVTATGTSSSSSAAATATATAQPSPTTAAVAVAIERSREEPSSQKQSFRHTREDPPSTYPSISSTLNEQPPPPPLSNPQTTSRPDPPQRPMTSDPKKGSKNGFFHFNKQSKATNQYQPHGHHHNNNNSNNSNSNRNPTETRAQIMSRGSDGSSRPRHGGDPCYSDHSLHKPVSADPLRSDLSLSSAGDLDTASPQSSTKKAKTKPFGILNRSRSNRDKEDASPELNPVPSPRQGNEPELYLNSVPLKTAPLGPDRSFRDMMSSAVRNRSEDRAPRDSSSTRRGHREKESKTQPSSLNENGGSNFLNGLKSSGTRAAGMLSDRLFGGKGGRGRDSDRDAVDDEHYQLKVINLPLVEQTRLTRISKRLEDSRDKTEFWMPAFPWRAIDYLNYKGCEVEGLYRVPGSGPQIKKWQRKFDERYDVNLFDERDLYDINIIGSMLKAWLRELPDELFPKAAQDRIARECAGSEEVPELLIEELSNLSPFNYYLLFAITCHLSLLLAHSDKNKMDFRNLCICFQPCMKIDAFCFKFLVCDWRNCWRGCKNEAKYIEEEYMLFDQPPPRGLAEPQKPRPQEPEIERQQLSSSDSSKQSGRISPGDQKPRLKKKQLQISPSNGSVVSNNSIISNTSIVSTTLTLDSDRDRDREVGRGSGENREMRPLSPIMPLSPLGF; encoded by the exons CAAGAACCGGAAAGTGTCACAATCAACTGCAGCTCTGGCGGCTGTGACGGCAACCGGTacttcatcgtcatcgtcagcagcggcaacagcaacagccacaGCACAGCCCTCGCCAACCACAgccgctgtcgctgtcgctaTCGAGAGGAGCAGAGAGGAGCCCTCCTCCCAGAAGCAGTCCTTCAGGCATACGCGCGAGGATCCTCCTTCGACATatccctccatctcatctaccTTGAACGAGCaacctccccctcctccactctCCAATCCCCAGACCACCTCGCGACCCGACCCGCCGCAGCGGCCCATGACAAgcgaccccaagaagggATCCAAGAACGGCTTCTTTCACTTCAATAAGCAGTCCAAGGCCACCAACCAGTATCAGCCGCATGGCCACCACCACaataacaacaacagcaacaacagcaacagcaaccgCAACCCCACAGAGACGAGAGCACAGATAATGTCGAGGGGCAGCGACGGATCTAGCCGACCGAGACACGGAGGAG ATCCATGCTACTCCGACCACTCCCTACACAAACCCGTCTCTGCCGATCCTTTGCGAAGCGACCTATCTTTGTCATCTGCCGGCGACCTTGACACTGCATCACCGCAGTCATCCAcaaagaaggccaagacaaagcCCTTTGGCATCTTGAACCGCAGCAGATCCAATCGCGACAAGGAAGACGCCAGCCCCGAGCTGAACCCCGTTCCATCACCTCGACAAGGCAACGAGCCCGAGCTGTACCTCAACTCTGTTCCACTAAAGACCGCTCCTCTGGGGCCCGACCGATCGTTTAGAGACATGATGAGCTCCGCCGTCCGGAATCGATCCGAAGATCGCGCGCCGAGAGActcgtcctcgacgaggagaggCCACCGTGAAAAGGAATCAAAGACTCAGCCCTCTTCCTTGAACGAGAATGGAGGTTCAAACTTCCTCAATGGGCTGAAGAGCTCCGGTACACGTGCAGCCGGTATGCTGAGTGACCGTTTGTTTGGCGGAAAAGGTGGGCGTGGGAGGGACTCGGACCGAGATGCAGTGGATGACGAACACTACCAACTCAAAGTTATCAACCTGCCGTTGGTCGAGCAGACCCGGTTGACCAGGATCTCTAAGCGACTCGAGGACTCTAGGGATAAGACCGAGTTCTGGATGCCTGCCTTTCCTTGGAGGGCAATTGACTACTTGAACTACAAGGGATGTGAGGTGGAAGGTTTGTACCGTGTCCCGGGAAGCGGGCCGCAGATCAAGAAGTGGCAGCGAAAGTTTGATGAGC GGTATGACGTTAACCTCTTTGACGAGCGAGACTTGTACGACATCAATATCATCGGCTCGATGCTAAAGGCCTGGCTTAGAGAACTGCCCGACGAGCTGTTCCCCAAGGCAGCCCAAGACCGGATAGCAAGGGAGTGTGCTGGGTCGGAAGAGGTGCCTGAACTGCTGATCGAAGAACTCTCGAATCTCTCGCCCTTCAACTACTACCTGCTCTTCGCCATCACGTGCCACCTCAGTCTTCTCCTGGCTCACTcggacaagaacaagatggatTTTAGGAATCTCTGCATCTGCTTTCAACCATGCATGAAGATCGACGCCTTCTGCTTCAAGTTCCTGGTGTGCGACTGGCGCAACTGCTGGCGAGGATGCAAGAACGAGGCCAAATACATCGAAGAAGAGTACATGCTCTTTgaccagcctcctccacGAGGCTTGGCCGAACCGCAAAAGCCTAGGCCTCAAGAGCCAGAGATCGAACGCCAACAACTGTCGTCTTCGGACAGCAGCAAACAGTCAGGACGCATCAGTCCCGGAGATCAGAAGCCAAGGCTGAAAAAGAAGCAGCTCCAAATATCGCCATCCAACGGAAGCGTCGTCTCGAACAATTCGATCATCTCGAATACGTCGATCGTCTCGACTACTCTGACCCTGGATAGCGACCGCGACCGCGACCGTGAGGTGGGCAGGGGCTCAGGGGAAAACAGGGAGATGCGGCCATTGTCGCCTATCATGCCCCTGTCACCCCTCGGCTTCTAA